Below is a genomic region from Bombus pascuorum chromosome 7, iyBomPasc1.1, whole genome shotgun sequence.
AGTGATTAACAGCCTGGACCCGGGTGACAACGCGCCTGGGTCGAGCTGATTTCTATCTACTTAATGCCGAACTCTGACTAGCACGCTCCAATTTCTCAAAATGTTTTCGTGCATTACGAATATTGATTAATGTTGCTGCTGATGCTGAAACAGTaggaataattatttcagtatttattaaaaaacgaatTAAGATACTATATACTTACGGATAGCAGGATCCGACATAATAACcattacatatgtatttgaTGTAAACACATCGATAAAAGCtgcaaaatttgtatttctaacTTCCATACTTTGAAATTGTGCCGCTAGTTTgctaaaaatgtataatttataaatatatgttcaaacttttttatatatatatatactttttataagcAAATTACCTGCAACTAAGTTTgaactgttttattatattagaaacTTTTTCAAATCGATGTATATCTCTATGATGTTGCCTTTGACAATAACTGATTACTAAAAATGTTGCCCTTTCAAATAAAAGTACTTCATCGGCatcaataatatttgtaaattgtttCAAACTCTGTTCAAGCTCTTTCACATTTGGAATCAACATATATACGATTGAAGACCATGCCCTAAACATAACAGCTTGCatggaattataaaataaagattgaGATCATTGTACAGTTACAAAGATATACCTATATAATGTCTCATCCCATATGCTAGTTCTAAAACAAGTACATTCGAGTGGCAAACTAAGTCTTTTCAgatcttcttctctttctctaaaTATCAAATCTCGTTGATCCTCTTGTACTAAATCCATCTTATGTACTAAACAGAATATCTTTGCTTCTGgactattttgtaatattgcTTCTAAGCAACTTTGATAATAATGCATGTCTTTATCTAATTCTCTGGATTCTACGTCGAAAACATAGATCAAAACCTCTACGTTCCTAAATATATTGTCACGTTGTgatgcaaaataattttccatgaACGCTTCTTGACCACCGCAATCCCAAAGATTTAACACCAAATTACCAAGGAATCGAACATGACTATGTTCTACATCAACTATTAAACATaccaataaattaataaataacgcagaagatacaaatatttgataaaattggtATAAGCCAAGTATTACACACTTGTTGCTCCCAGACGACGTGTATCACGAGCAATATAATTGGCAAAAATTATGCTGCGCATACTAGTCTTTCCTGAACCGCTCTTACCCATCAATAGAAcctaaaaaatatagaatattcaatatatgtaAAACTACACACGCGCGCGCTCGTACGAACATCTATTAACAAACggtacaaattaatttaaatggttatgattttagataaatacgaaatttgaataccttcttcttcatcttgaATTGATAATGTTATATCTAAGAATTAGTTAAAAATCGTACGCGACAGTTGATCAATTGTTGTGTCCTGCAACAAATTATTGAATAGTATGATACAGTTACACAATTAAACAGTTTCCATTACACTTATGACAGGAGTGCATCCTGAACATACGTCAAATACGTGGTCAGTGATAAATTCATAGGTTATTTCACACTGTTCGATGAATCACATAGTACAACTCTATAACCTGTAATAAACGTACACCAATTTTCTCGTCAATTAACAAATggcattaaatatcatttacagATACcttataatatcaaaaacaTGGGCTATTCAGAATGAAAATAACGATCTCCTTAATAGTAAACAgtcttatattatgaattataataattgtgaTTACCCTCTACCTTTTTTCTATGTGATTAACTTTTAAGCTAAGTATGTAGCTAACTTCACACATGTTGTCATTATTCACGTATCATTGAAAGATAAGATAATTGAACCAACTGtacttaataaaatgtatgatAAACAATGTATTTATCATTAATGcatattaatatctttaatattatcaagtattatttaatatttctgtatCATTTCTGTATCAAAGTTAACCAATCTTTATCTTTCCTaagtttctaaattattttgttgattacgtgtgtatatatatatgcgcgCAAACAcacacataaataaataaattatacatttttaagcTTTTAGACTATATAGCACTGGAGCtcttatatagaataaaaatgtaattaatctaacgttatatacttctgaaactattattttctttaatataattgcagtaaaaaatcatttataaaagaattgatatcattttacttatattaatatacattataaatacaaCTCAATCATGCGAAAGGCTTGTAAACATACTAAATGATGAttctatacataaatatagaataataattcttataaatatgaatatgtctaacgataaaaatctgcaagattaaaatatcataGTATTGTGTATTCAAAGTATCAGGAATaacagagaaaataataagaagTACTTTTAAGagaattttgattttcaaacaagcatattatattataaaacaaaacttacatataaatttacatatgaTAGAACAATgttcttacaaattttttgGAATTTAAAACATGTAAGAACTTGTCAAATATGTcataatatgattttttatatatttgttccttcttttcctaagttacaagaatatattatatagacaGGTATAATATAATCAAAGGATTCATTTTTGGACACACGTTAATAAACTACCTTGTAGAACTACCTTGAagataatgataaatatttatgtatattaaaaagaaatcagtTAGTTTTATTATGGACTTGGAAGTATACAAGTTCTTAAGatgcaatttcatatatatcaaTAATGTTTATGGTATCGgaattattgtttatattgtttatatagTCTTTGTTatgcatataattataaatagtcatatatatatttatatatatatgtatgtatgtatgtatttatttatttatttatttattattgtcattattattattatactccATGTCTCAAGGATTTaagttcatattttttaaattattatttactttatttatagtatatagttaAACCCCGTATATGCTTCTTCCAGATAAGTAAGATACTCATTTGTCAGAAATATAAACCGAGATATTACGTTTTTAACAAGAACACTTTTTAGtgacaaatattttgaagagatttaaacatacaattacaatacataaattatcaaaatatatattatatctattttcGAAAGGAAAAGATTGAATAGTTTCGAATACGttatagaattaatttgtaaaagcatatttaattcattatgTACAAACTTTGGTATAAATaaggataaaaatatcaataggTACCTACACGAAAATAGCAAATATgtagttttataattactaaACTACGATTTATACACATATGAAATCTTAAGATATCTCGGCACACTCtgaatatacaaatttctaacttatctttaaaaagtatataataatcCACTGCAAGCTTTAATTTTAACGAGTAAAACCATGTTGAAGtttataacaatatgtatTTGCTTCCATGTTGGCTAACCTGTAATTGATTCACTTGCAGTCTTACCACCATTCCAACCtatattattctaaatttctttttaaatcacacacacacacacacacgcgcgcgcgcgcgcgcgcgcatgtatgtgtatacgtatatatgtacaaagaaACCCCgtacacgcacgcacgcatatatacatatatgtacatatacggATTTATTCGTGTTATCCGACAATAGGTGCGGGTGAAAGTAAGTATATGCGTGTACTAATGATCAAACCTTGTAAGTGTATGAACAGAGGAATATATGGtgaaaaggagagagaaagaagcaaatgaaaaagtggaaaagagggaaagaaagggaaaggaaaggaGGGAGGTACAGAAAGAGAGGGAGTGAACGGTGTTCCAGTAGTGGAGGCGCTGTACAGTGGCAGAGGACCGCGGCAGCGGTTGTGATTCAGACTTCTTATCAACTTTGAAAAAAGTGTGGAGAAGAACAGGAAGAGATTCGTCGTCATCGGGCGTCGATTATACGTACGAAATGAGATACCATTGATAAGACTCAGAGCGCCGCGTGGTTCCGCCTCCGCCGTGCCCAAACACGGCACATAACGGACGTGTGGATAAAGCGGCGCCATATATACACGATATACAatcgtattttttctttcgcgaGTGCGAGACGACAGAAAAAGGGAGGAGTGAAAACACTCCGAGAACGAAAGAGCAATCGCGACACTAAAGAACATCCCAGACACGGAGAACGGTGGAAAGTGAGAACAAGAGaaggagggagggagggagggggagagagagagagagagagaggttgAGAGAGTGACAGAGGAAGAGGGAGGgcgagagggagagagaactAGAGATCCGTGGATGCGGCGCGGTGTCTGCTCCCGTGCGTGCGTGAATCACGCTTTGGAGGTGCCTGTCTATCCCTCGTCTTCGAGCACACCCTATACTCACGACATTGACCCATTCGAAGACGCCGCTATTCTACAAAATCGAACACCTTTCACAAGTAGCCGAAACTGTCACCCACGAGCAGAGGcacctttctttcgttttgtctCCTGTTCTTTACCGGTCACCAAGACTATATCCGTATCTGTGATATAGAGCCGGTAATTTCAAACATCATTTCGATAACATCTGCTAAGTTCAAGAAAGCAAATTCTTTTATCTATAACGAGAGTGAATGGATCTTCAAGTATCATGTTTTCAACAAACAACTTGGTGTTTTTGTCAACATAAAGAATTCTCTGTATACTGTGATTCAAACCTGTAGTCTTTTAGGATTTATATAACGTAAGAACGACTAGGATCTCCAAGGCAGGGGCTAATagtattaaacaaatctttgAACAAAATTATAGAAACGCAGCAACGTAAGATAGATTGGCAACAAAGGGACAAAAGTAGAAACAACATGTCAGATGAAGAAGACAAACCCCCTGCACCTCCTGTGCGACTTACATCAAATAggtaactatatatatattctatgcTATATTATTATGTGTTATAATTTACTAGTACCAAAAAATTTCTCAACGAAAGAAtgtatcatttaatattagatattttaatatatattcagTAACAGATATGTCTAATGTTTCATTCTGTAGTTCTGTACATTTctgtgtaatataataaatgtaatattagaACATTGCTCTGTAACACTAAAAGCTGATAAGTTTGTTACactttgcatttttattattttctttacaataAGTAAATGTCTACATCTTCCAAAAATAGGATAACAGACACTAATCTAGTGgttgctaaaaataaaatcctcCAGTTCAGACACGATGACATTCTGATGTGGGAGACCATCCTTTTAAGTCTTTATATGCAGTCTTACTAAcaaacgtatatatatatatatgtattataagtgtgaaacatataatttttatattaattttgtatatattttgaatgtaTTAGACATAAATACTGTTATAACGAATGTAAAAGTtagttatatatttgtatgttcTACAAATAATAACTTACTActtataaacaataaaatatatattagagTAACcaatataacatttaatctACAAATTCTagttatgtataatttatgtatatagaagtgAATGTATAACTGTAAGATTATTTTGTCCCATTTGATATCACTAGCTAGATAATGATAGATTAAACATGTTTCAGAGGTGAATCAACACCTAATTTACCAGTGGATATGCGTCCACTACCTAAGGAACCTGATTCTGATGAACGTAAGAAGAAAACATTGAAAAGCAAAATGAAGGTAAAAGAGAATAAGGATAAACCCAACATCAGTTATCCCACCAACTTTGAACATACTGTACATGTTGGATTTGACGCTGTTACTGGTGAATTTACGGTAagtcaatttaatatttgcaatttgttACTATTGTTCAAGATGCACTCGCTTTTCGCTTTGCTA
It encodes:
- the LOC132908967 gene encoding ras-related GTP-binding protein A, giving the protein MKKKVLLMGKSGSGKTSMRSIIFANYIARDTRRLGATIDVEHSHVRFLGNLVLNLWDCGGQEAFMENYFASQRDNIFRNVEVLIYVFDVESRELDKDMHYYQSCLEAILQNSPEAKIFCLVHKMDLVQEDQRDLIFREREEDLKRLSLPLECTCFRTSIWDETLYRAWSSIVYMLIPNVKELEQSLKQFTNIIDADEVLLFERATFLVISYCQRQHHRDIHRFEKVSNIIKQFKLSCSKLAAQFQSMEVRNTNFAAFIDVFTSNTYVMVIMSDPAIPSAATLINIRNARKHFEKLERASQSSALSR